In Amia ocellicauda isolate fAmiCal2 unplaced genomic scaffold, fAmiCal2.hap1 HAP1_SCAFFOLD_57, whole genome shotgun sequence, one DNA window encodes the following:
- the LOC136738603 gene encoding trace amine-associated receptor 1-like, whose protein sequence is MYFVFLLAVLITVGGNLVVIISISHFKQLHSPNNLLVLSLAIVDFLLGIFVLPFSVIIMVEHYSRRRAQRNREHKAAKTLGIVMGVFIVCWLPFYIVNILYLCFNVMIPQVVTDAVICLSYINSTFNPLIYAFFYPWFQKALKLIVTLKIYHPNSSSKKLYTE, encoded by the exons cttctagcAGTGCTAATCACAGTTGGTGGCAATCTGGTTGTGATTATTTCCATCTCTCATTTCAAGCAGCTTCATTCACCAAATAATCTGTTGGTTCTTTCTCTAGCAATTGTTGATTTCCTTCTTGGGATTTTTGTTCTTCCATTCAGTGTGATCATTATGGTTGAACACT ACAGCAGAAGAAGAGCACAGCGCAACAGAGAGCACAAAGCTGCTAAAACACTAGGAATAGTAATGGGTGTCTTTATAGTTTGCTGGCTCCCTTTCTACATAGTTAACATACTTTACTTATGTTTCAATGTAATGATTCCACAAGTAGTGACTGATGCTGTTATATGTTTGTCTTACATTAATTCCACATTTAATCCACTAATTTATGCTTTTTTCTATCCATGGTTTCAAAAAGCACTGAAGCTCAttgttactttaaaaatatatcaccCTAATTCCTCTAGTAagaaactgtacacagaataa